Proteins from a single region of Coregonus clupeaformis isolate EN_2021a chromosome 35, ASM2061545v1, whole genome shotgun sequence:
- the LOC121550340 gene encoding uncharacterized protein LOC121550340 isoform X1, with protein sequence MSKRKESAMSRSELTRELLGRYISDTLSHIHTVREFCDRHSKWALQRETELEMMRDIKERADRIDLKFDHVRNSATKAKAFGEFVWSGLTQVTADSRREELEKELGAVLKDTLGGLEKLDYFLDAMECLAVTCLFVFEENRFLCLPLGTSPASVQAVIIAARIACPLLIHFKRDAKAFFMPSLLNVEVLAFQLDRYIQISQQLCKRMEKRLQIRPQPESKLGSYISEMLFWKKKNYIPVVNLGDVREESIQNMLQHLNQLSDIRMDQHLRLTFLFQEAAQCFIGRFSQRRPRMEQFLTKLEESAVQLDRMKLGAKISSVAGSSVGVAGGILTIVGLALTPVTAGVSMALTYAGVSLGVTSGVNSLTTGITEMNVNSIHEKKASKVFQSFMEDVESLQECLEDVARNMEPILGQSRVDMVGAGKVIATTGAIGKGIDFLVDLSSGLKPVKVLRNEDLITSAGKLALQEGKAAQNLPKLAGDIPGIGQVAPLALSKSARAGLISINALFIGLDVFFICKDSVGLAKGSKSERSQLIRARSALWICTFSIFINHSVHKSNFIINFTIECYNK encoded by the exons ATGTCAAAACGCAAAGAGAGCGCCATGTCACG ATCAGAGTTAACAAGGGAGCTCTTGGGCCGGTACATCTCAGACACCCTCAGCCACATTCACACAGTGAGGGAGTTCTGCGACAGGCATTCCAAATGGGCCCTTCAGAGGGAGACAGAACTGGAAATGATGAGGGACATCAAGGAGAGGGCAGACAGAATTGACCTTAAGTTCGACCATGTCCGTAACTCGGCGACCAAGGCCAAGGCGTTTGGGGAGTTCGTATGGAGCGGTCTGACCCAGGTGACTGCAGACAGTAGGCGTGAGGAGCTGGAGAAGGAGCTGGGTGCTGTACTAAAGGACACTCTGGGAGGCCTGGAGAAGCTGGATTACTTCCTGGATGCTATGGAGTGTCTGGCAGTCACCTGTCTGTTCGTGTTTGAGGAGAACAGGTTCCTCTGTCTGCCTCTGGGGACGAGCCCTGCCAGTGTTCAGGCTGTCATCATTGCTGCCAGAATAGCCTGCCCTCTCCTCATCCACTTTAAGAGGGATGCTAAGGCCTTCTTTATGCCCAGCCTGCTCAATGTAGAGGTGCTGGCCTTCCAGCTGGATAGATACATACAAATCAGCCAGCAGCTCTGTAAGAGGATGGAGAAGCG ATTACAGATCAGACCACAGCCTGAGAGTAAACTTGG TAGCTACATCAGTGAAATGCTGTTTTGGAAAAAGAAGAATTACATCCCTGTGGTCAACCTTGGTGATGTGAGGGAAGAGTCCATACAAAATATGCTCCAACATTTGAATCAGCTGAGTGATATCAG GATGGACCAGCACCTCAGACTGACGTTCCTGTTCCAAGAGGCTGCTCAGTGCTTCATTGGCCGGTTCAGCCAGCGCCGACCCAGGATGGAGCAGTTTCTGACCAAGCTGGAGGAGAGTGCTGTGCAGCTGGACAGGATGAAGCTGGGGGCTAAGATCTCCAGTGTGGCAGGCAGCTCAGTGGGGGTGGCTGGAGGGATCCTAACCATCGTGGGCTTAGCTCTGACCCCTGTCACTGCTGGGGTGTCAATGGCTCTCACTTATGCAGGGGTCAGCCTGGGGGTCACCAGTGGGGTCAACAGTTTAACCACTGGCATCACAGAGATGAACGTCAATAGCATCCATGAGAAGAAAGCCAGTAAAGTCTTCCAGAGTTTCATGGAGGACGTGGAGAGTCTCCAGGAGTGTCTGGAGGATGTGGCCAGGAATATGGAGCCCATCCTGGGGCAGAGCAGGGTGGACATGGTTGGAGCAGGGAAGGTGATTGCCACCACTGGGGCCATCGGAAAAGGCATTGACTTCCTAGTTGACCTTTCCTCAGGTTTGAAGCCGGTGAAAGTCCTTAGAAATGAAGATCTGATCACAAGCGCTGGTAAGTTGGCGCTCCAGGAAGGCAAAGCAGCACAAAACCTGCCCAAGCTAGCAGGGGACATCCCGGGCATTGGACAGGTGGCCCCACTAGCCCTCTCCAAGTCAGCGCGGGCTGGTCTCATCAGCATCAACGCCCTCTTCATTGGCCTGGATGTCTTCTTCATCTGTAAAGACAGCGTCGGCCTGGCCAAAGGCAGCAAGAGTGAGAGGTCTCAGCTCATCCGTGCCAGATCAGCATTGTGGATCTGCACTTTTTCCATTTTCATCAATCATTCTGTACACAAGTCTAATTTTATAATCAACTTTACAATTGAATGTTATAATAAATGA
- the LOC121550340 gene encoding uncharacterized protein LOC121550340 isoform X2, producing the protein MSKRKESAMSRSELTRELLGRYISDTLSHIHTVREFCDRHSKWALQRETELEMMRDIKERADRIDLKFDHVRNSATKAKAFGEFVWSGLTQVTADSRREELEKELGAVLKDTLGGLEKLDYFLDAMECLAVTCLFVFEENRFLCLPLGTSPASVQAVIIAARIACPLLIHFKRDAKAFFMPSLLNVEVLAFQLDRYIQISQQLCKRMEKRLQIRPQPESKLGYISEMLFWKKKNYIPVVNLGDVREESIQNMLQHLNQLSDIRMDQHLRLTFLFQEAAQCFIGRFSQRRPRMEQFLTKLEESAVQLDRMKLGAKISSVAGSSVGVAGGILTIVGLALTPVTAGVSMALTYAGVSLGVTSGVNSLTTGITEMNVNSIHEKKASKVFQSFMEDVESLQECLEDVARNMEPILGQSRVDMVGAGKVIATTGAIGKGIDFLVDLSSGLKPVKVLRNEDLITSAGKLALQEGKAAQNLPKLAGDIPGIGQVAPLALSKSARAGLISINALFIGLDVFFICKDSVGLAKGSKSERSQLIRARSALWICTFSIFINHSVHKSNFIINFTIECYNK; encoded by the exons ATGTCAAAACGCAAAGAGAGCGCCATGTCACG ATCAGAGTTAACAAGGGAGCTCTTGGGCCGGTACATCTCAGACACCCTCAGCCACATTCACACAGTGAGGGAGTTCTGCGACAGGCATTCCAAATGGGCCCTTCAGAGGGAGACAGAACTGGAAATGATGAGGGACATCAAGGAGAGGGCAGACAGAATTGACCTTAAGTTCGACCATGTCCGTAACTCGGCGACCAAGGCCAAGGCGTTTGGGGAGTTCGTATGGAGCGGTCTGACCCAGGTGACTGCAGACAGTAGGCGTGAGGAGCTGGAGAAGGAGCTGGGTGCTGTACTAAAGGACACTCTGGGAGGCCTGGAGAAGCTGGATTACTTCCTGGATGCTATGGAGTGTCTGGCAGTCACCTGTCTGTTCGTGTTTGAGGAGAACAGGTTCCTCTGTCTGCCTCTGGGGACGAGCCCTGCCAGTGTTCAGGCTGTCATCATTGCTGCCAGAATAGCCTGCCCTCTCCTCATCCACTTTAAGAGGGATGCTAAGGCCTTCTTTATGCCCAGCCTGCTCAATGTAGAGGTGCTGGCCTTCCAGCTGGATAGATACATACAAATCAGCCAGCAGCTCTGTAAGAGGATGGAGAAGCG ATTACAGATCAGACCACAGCCTGAGAGTAAACTTGG CTACATCAGTGAAATGCTGTTTTGGAAAAAGAAGAATTACATCCCTGTGGTCAACCTTGGTGATGTGAGGGAAGAGTCCATACAAAATATGCTCCAACATTTGAATCAGCTGAGTGATATCAG GATGGACCAGCACCTCAGACTGACGTTCCTGTTCCAAGAGGCTGCTCAGTGCTTCATTGGCCGGTTCAGCCAGCGCCGACCCAGGATGGAGCAGTTTCTGACCAAGCTGGAGGAGAGTGCTGTGCAGCTGGACAGGATGAAGCTGGGGGCTAAGATCTCCAGTGTGGCAGGCAGCTCAGTGGGGGTGGCTGGAGGGATCCTAACCATCGTGGGCTTAGCTCTGACCCCTGTCACTGCTGGGGTGTCAATGGCTCTCACTTATGCAGGGGTCAGCCTGGGGGTCACCAGTGGGGTCAACAGTTTAACCACTGGCATCACAGAGATGAACGTCAATAGCATCCATGAGAAGAAAGCCAGTAAAGTCTTCCAGAGTTTCATGGAGGACGTGGAGAGTCTCCAGGAGTGTCTGGAGGATGTGGCCAGGAATATGGAGCCCATCCTGGGGCAGAGCAGGGTGGACATGGTTGGAGCAGGGAAGGTGATTGCCACCACTGGGGCCATCGGAAAAGGCATTGACTTCCTAGTTGACCTTTCCTCAGGTTTGAAGCCGGTGAAAGTCCTTAGAAATGAAGATCTGATCACAAGCGCTGGTAAGTTGGCGCTCCAGGAAGGCAAAGCAGCACAAAACCTGCCCAAGCTAGCAGGGGACATCCCGGGCATTGGACAGGTGGCCCCACTAGCCCTCTCCAAGTCAGCGCGGGCTGGTCTCATCAGCATCAACGCCCTCTTCATTGGCCTGGATGTCTTCTTCATCTGTAAAGACAGCGTCGGCCTGGCCAAAGGCAGCAAGAGTGAGAGGTCTCAGCTCATCCGTGCCAGATCAGCATTGTGGATCTGCACTTTTTCCATTTTCATCAATCATTCTGTACACAAGTCTAATTTTATAATCAACTTTACAATTGAATGTTATAATAAATGA